In Lachancea thermotolerans CBS 6340 chromosome H complete sequence, a single genomic region encodes these proteins:
- the RFT1 gene encoding glycolipid translocation protein (similar to uniprot|P38206 Saccharomyces cerevisiae YBL020W RFT1 Flippase essential integral membrane protein that is required for translocation of Man5GlcNac2-PP-Dol from the cytoplasmic side to the lumenal side of the ER membrane mutation is suppressed by expression human p53 protein): MEKRGQVSQHESMLKRSAKGVTFLMFSQLFSKIVTFILNTLLVRYLSPRVFGINAFLEFLLSTVLFFSREAIRMSTLRIKSPVAASSATEDDPETDDAGPGVLQTAINFAYIPLCIGVPLSLVLIGWQYSNLNEYFLSLPYFKLSIAMIWLSIIFELLNEPFFVVNQLMLNYKVRSQLESIAVVVSCIANFSIVYVYENKFNGSGIALHDATKQEGIAILAFAVSKLVHSTALLCCYYYDYLTRLAPAKKFNISPSKVQLSAGTQPYYLQSEVLQHFKKVYLQLCFKHLLTEGDKLIINSMCSVEEQGIYSLLSNYGSLLTRLLFAPIEESLRLFLARLLSVTSTKNTKLSMDVLVNLTKFYLYLSLLILVFGPTNSPFLLQFLIGSKWSSTSVLDTIQVYCLYLPFLSINGIFEAFFQSVASGEDILRQSYFMIASSGVFLLSCWLLISQYKMSLEGLIFSNIINMLLRIGFCGRFINAFYKRVYSDPASHDSTFLLNFSNLKAVSLVALVIALSNYFLFGVVKTFGQLSINAIMAFGLLSLILYKEKDIIRSYLKQSKRDEVKDA, from the coding sequence ATGGAAAAGCGTGGCCAGGTTTCCCAGCATGAAAGCATGTTGAAGAGGTCCGCCAAGGGCGtgacttttttgatgttcagTCAGCTTTTCAGCAAGATAGTGACTTTCATACTGAACACGCTGTTGGTGAGGTACCTGTCACCGCGGGTTTTCGGGATCAACGCGTTCCTTGAGTTCTTACTTTCGACAGTCCTATTCTTCAGCCGAGAGGCCATCAGGATGTCTACACTGAGGATAAAGAGCCCTGTCGCAGCGAGCTCGGCTACCGAAGACGACCCTGAAACAGATGATGCGGGACCAGGTGTATTGCAAACAGCTATCAACTTCGCCTATATTCCACTTTGTATTGGAGTCCCTCTATCTTTGGTTCTTATAGGATGGCAGTACAGCAACCTGAACGAATACTTCCTTTCATTACCAtacttcaagctttccatcGCGATGATCTGGCTCAGTATTATATTCGAGCTCTTGAATGAGCCGTTCTTCGTTGTGAACCAGCTTATGTTGAACTACAAGGTTAGAAGCCAACTCGAGAGCATCGCCGTGGTAGTATCCTGCATTGCCAATTTTTCAATAGTGTATGTTTACGAGAACAAATTCAATGGGTCTGGTATAGCCTTACATGATGCAACCAAGCAGGAAGGGATTGCAATTTTGGCGTTCGCTGTGAGCAAACTTGTGCACTCTACAGCTCTCTTATGCTGCTATTACTACGATTATCTGACTCGGTTAGCTCCcgccaaaaagttcaatatTTCCCCTTCAAAAGTGCAGCTTTCTGCCGGCACTCAGCCATATTACCTACAAAGCGAAGTTCTAcagcacttcaaaaaagtgtATCTTCAGCTTTGTTTCAAGCATCTTCTTACTGAGGGCGATAAACTTATCATCAATTCCATGTGCTCCGTAGAAGAACAAGGAATCTACTCACTGCTGTCCAATTATGGGTCTCTTTTGACAAGACTCTTGTTTGCTCCCATAGAAGAGTCACTGCGGCTCTTTCTTGCGCGCCTACTCTCTGTGACATCCACTAAGAACACTAAATTGTCAATGGATGTCTTGGTGAATCTTACAAAGTTTTACTTGTACCTGTCACTTTTAATCTTGGTATTTGGGCCCACCAACTCTCCCTTTTTATTACAATTCCTCATAGGCAGTAAGTGGTCTAGCACAAGTGTGCTAGACACTATACAAGTTTACTGCCTCTACCTTCCGTTTTTATCTATAAATGGAATTTTCGAAGCCTTCTTCCAGAGTGTTGCCTCTGGCGAAGATATTTTGAGACAGTCTTATTTCATGATTGCTTCATCAGGTGTATTCCTCCTAAGCTGCTGGCTCCTGATTTCCCAGTACAAGATGTCCTTAGAGGGTCTTATTTTCAgcaacatcatcaacatgttgttgagaatAGGCTTCTGTGGACGTTTCATCAACGCATTTTATAAGCGCGTCTACTCTGATCCCGCGTCTCACGATTCAACTTTCCTGCTGAATTTCAGTAATCTCAAAGCGGTTTCTCTAGTGGCGCTTGTGATCGCATTATCAAATTATTTCCTCTTTGGAGTTGTTAAGACCTTCGGCCAGCTATCAATAAATGCGATTATGGCTTTTGGTCTGTTGTCTCTCATTCtctacaaagaaaaagacattATTCGGTCCTACTTGAAGCAGTCCAAGAGAGATGAGGTGAAGGATGCGTAA
- the FUS3 gene encoding mitogen-activated serine/threonine-protein kinase FUS3 (similar to uniprot|P16892 Saccharomyces cerevisiae YBL016W FUS3 Mitogen-activated protein kinase involved in mating pheromone response activated by phoshporylation by Ste7p provides specificity during the mating vs. filamentous growth response by phosphorylating transcriptional and cytoplasmic targets), translating into MGKKIVFNISSEFQLQQMLGEGAYGVVCSARHLPTGQMVAIKKIEPFDRPLFCLRTLREIKLLRCFQHENIISIFDIQRPASFETFSEVYIIQELMDTDLHRVITTQTLSDDHVQYFVYQILRALKCLHGAEVIHRDLKPSNLLVNANCDLKLCDFGLARCAGGGTKPGDAGHMTEYVATRWYRAPEVMLTAAEYTFAMDVWSCGCILAELLMRRPLFPGKDYHHQLLLIFQVIGSPTAGDLGCVRSKRARQYLNTLPRYAGDGNLRSLVPDASAEALDLLEQMLVFDPRRRITASQALKHPYLQAYHDPQDEPATAKVDPALFHFDERKDKLGAGDLKRLLWDEIFGKRERTDS; encoded by the coding sequence ATGGGCAAAAAAATAGTATTCAACATATCTTCTGagttccagctccagcagaTGCTCGGGGAAGGCGCGTACGGCGTAGTGTGTAGCGCGCGGCATCTTCCCACCGGCCAGATGGTCGCGATCAAGAAAATCGAGCCCTTTGACAGACCGCTGTTCTGCCTGCGGACGCTGCGTGAGATCAAGCTTCTGCGCTGCTTCCAGCACGAGAACATCATCTCGATATTCGACATCCAAAGACCCGCGTCTTTCGAGACCTTTAGCGAGGTCTATATCATCCAGGAGCTGATGGATACGGACCTACATCGGGTCATCACCACACAAACACTTTCGGACGACCACGTCCAGTATTTTGTTTACCAAATCCTGCGTGCGCTCAAGTGTCTACACGGAGCAGAGGTCATCCACCGAGACCTGAAGCCGTCGAACCTTTTAGTCAACGCGAACTGCGATCTGAAGCTGTGCGACTTTGGCCTCGCGCGGTGCGCGGGCGGTGGAACGAAGCCAGGCGACGCGGGCCATATGACCGAGTACGTCGCCACACGGTGGTACCGAGCGCCCGAGGTTATGCTGACGGCTGCCGAATACACGTTCGCCATGGACGTGTGGTCCTGCGGGTGCATCCTAGCGGAGCTGCTGATGCGCAGACCACTCTTTCCGGGCAAAGACTACCACCACCAGTTGTTGCTTATTTTCCAGGTCATAGGATCACCGACCGCAGGCGATTTGGGGTGTGTACGCTCGAAGCGCGCGCGGCAGTATCTGAATACACTGCCCCGCTACGCGGGAGACGGCAACCTGCGCTCGCTGGTCCCGGACGCGAGCGCGGAGGCGCTAGACCTATTGGAGCAGATGTTGGTGTTCGACCCGCGCCGCCGCATCACCGCATCTCAGGCCCTGAAGCATCCGTACCTGCAGGCCTACCACGACCCACAAGACGAGCCCGCGACCGCCAAAGTTGACCCGGCACTGTTTCACTTCGACGAGCGCAAAGACAAGCTGGGCGCCGGTGACCTCAAGCGCCTGCTGTGGGACGAGATTTTCGGGAAGCGCGAGCGCACGGACTCTTAA
- the APN2 gene encoding DNA-(apurinic or apyrimidinic site) lyase APN2 (similar to uniprot|P38207 Saccharomyces cerevisiae YBL019W APN2 Class II abasic (AP) endonuclease involved in repair of DNA damage homolog of human HAP1 and E. coli exoIII), which yields MSEIPNKEGHDVRFLTFNVNGIRTLFHYHPFSSMNSSLSRVFEYFQSDIITFQELKTDTLSLSKWGKVDGFHSFISLPLKRKGYAGVGCWVRIPKPGDSMFSALQVTKAEEGITGYLQVRVGKTATKYRDNQAVGIGGYEALGIEDEADALSIDSEGRCVMVELKCNMVVISTYCPANSSLTDEGEEMRIRFLKVLFRRIRNLQALGKRVVLMGDINVCRDLIDHAEALKETHIFVTDLTKGTQVEQTYSAFVKDFIFAPSRPARRLLNEMLADSVLKPFAESGSLIDTTRYIQGRDRMKMYTVWNTLRNSRPVNYGSRIDYILATAGLKNDLKKADIWPKIMGSDHCPVFADIQLHYEAEGGPGDPCLAPPFEAKHRHNLNHRDILSMFSRPTKSNLKDSNNFGPGPYRVQKNTSATAQARLLSTSSIHRSIISNESRTKNAGSSSIKKPEPFFQMLNGMLGKPPLCKHNENAILRTSKTKNNPGKKFWACARPTGDENNKEASCSFFQWK from the coding sequence ATGAGCGAAATACCGAATAAGGAAGGGCATGATGTTCGATTTTTAACGTTCAATGTTAATGGAATCCGCACCTTGTTCCACTACCACCCCTTTAGCAGCATGAATAGTTCACTTTCGCGGGTTTTTGAATACTTTCAATCAGATATTATCACTTtccaagagctgaaaacAGATACTTTGTCCTTAAGTAAATGGGGGAAGGTTGATGGTTTCCACTCTTTTATCTCTTTGCCCTTGAAACGAAAGGGTTACGCTGGAGTTGGCTGTTGGGTTAGGATTCCGAAGCCAGGGGATTCCATGTTTTCTGCGTTACAGGTAACAAAAGCCGAAGAGGGCATCACTGGTTATCTCCAGGTGAGGGTTGGCAAAACCGCAACAAAGTACAGAGACAATCAAGCCGTAGGAATAGGCGGGTACGAAGCCTTAGGTATTGAAGACGAAGCAGATGCTCTTAGTATCGATTCTGAAGGCCGATGTGTCATGGTGGAATTGAAGTGCAACATGGTTGTCATAAGCACTTACTGCCCAGCAAATTCGTCATTAACTGatgaaggagaagaaatgAGGATCAGATTTCTTAAGGTCCTGTTCAGGCGTATACGTAACCTGCAGGCTCTAGGCAAGAGAGTTGTGCTCATGGGTGACATCAATGTTTGCCGCGACCTCATAGATCACGCTGAGGCTCTCAAAGAGACCCATATATTTGTTACAGATCTTACAAAGGGCACACAGGTTGAGCAGACTTATTCCGCATTTGTTAAAGACTTCATCTTTGCTCCTTCTAGGCCAGCACGAAGATTGCTGAATGAAATGCTTGCAGATTCGGTTCTAAAACCCTTTGCTGAGTCTGGAAGCTTGATTGACACAACGAGGTACATACAGGGAAGGGATAGAATGAAGATGTACACAGTTTGGAATACTTTAAGGAACTCTAGGCCGGTAAACTATGGATCCCGCATTGATTACATACTTGCGACGGCTGGTTTGAAGAACGACTTAAAAAAAGCTGATATATGGCCTAAAATAATGGGCTCTGACCATTGCCCTGTGTTCGCAGATATCCAGCTTCATTACGAAGCAGAGGGGGGCCCTGGAGATCCGTGCTTAGCACCgccttttgaagcaaaGCATAGACATAATCTCAATCATAGAGACATTTTGAGTATGTTCTCTAGGCCAACAAAATCCAATTTGAAAGATTCGAACAATTTCGGGCCGGGCCCGTATCGCGTTCAGAAAAATACAAGCGCAACAGCGCAGGCACGGTTACTGTCAACTTCCTCGATTCATCGCAGCATAATTTCAAATGAGAGTCGGACAAAGAACGCGGGTAGTTCCTCAATTAAAAAACCAGAACCATTCTTCCAGATGCTGAATGGAATGCTTGGCAAACCCCCATTGTGTAAGCACAACGAAAACGCAATTCTGAggacttcaaagacaaagaatAATCCAGGcaaaaaattttgggcATGTGCAAGGCCGACCGGTGATGAGaacaacaaagaagcatcaTGTAGTTTTTTTCAGTGGAAATGA
- the PEP1 gene encoding type I sorting receptor (similar to uniprot|P32319 Saccharomyces cerevisiae YBL017C PEP1 Type I transmembrane sorting receptor for multiple vacuolar hydrolases cycles between the late-Golgi and prevacuolar endosome-like compartments): protein MIAFKLLLLVWASIALAKWEPRVTSTKSSLSFTLQVFDDSTTLMTIDHGKLKISHDNGLNWDVLDQLGRRVSRVEVDRNYPKSRAFAVDAEGKVVYKTDDKGQHWEKLNFDSPIVGDENDAPLSMTAYFETNPLSDGDILVHVAGCDIVDGNFLHCSSSKRVFVSSNGKDFSLVESLKAESEEKDGEEVFSVFCRFDGFKPEDSEAGDAHGIVCEVDSMETKDSETVRSSKVFQSSDYGKTLQIPHGFEDLNIVSLIHVGDYNVITTVEDKYNPDSASQLWISRDGLNYEKAVIPTRTGRYTFVLKFGSSSKELALQNNAFTDSGEKTPSVLISTSNGTKFTPLTEAAAVGYYSLSGVGNQEGVVAYTVSTPNYSDESKESPDKAKISFDNGKTWSNLRIDDPDHEFDCDTSDPENCYLRPLWFLEDWRNSHVTTTPGISACVAEVIGDSGKPSSFENVKTFITGNGGYSWHKILDFPASVVFGDYGNIILAVPFSPDNDGDPAAEFYYSLDQGNTWSEYQFKEPLYFINFVPTALDGSGATFILQAATPTGRDDGRFLTVDFSDAFDGNKCTDSDMGEWYTNGGGCVSGSKHKFRRRKEDAKCLVKELFKDLEPTEETCDCTKSDYECSPEFSLNKDGECVLDRNLLEISGTCGGENKDRKIKLLPMVLERGNKCRAPLKIDTIEIDCGAYFEGGEPSPIKIEEHTLDFGLKSYQYFDTIADETLLLGSDNHEVYISYDSGQTTQKLDFQDKIIEVVFNQYFNTSAYLFGSSNKLYVTHDRARSFKEYKLPDAKQLGFPLTFHAKDVDTFIFYGAKDCDSLFSPNCHAVAYITKDGGKRFRELTQGALRCEFIGSINDDSADPDMIMCLVKDKGANERHVVTSSNFFENQKTVFENAIGFISAGEYTIIAVPHDNDELRAYVTVDGREFAEASLPAELNIDKQQAYTVLGSQEGAIFFHLTTEMKQGSEYGALMKSNSNGTSFVVLERAVNRGSSGFVDFEKALGLEGIIMINTVSNAEEVSSGSGVQKKLKSKISFNDGADWIYLSPPERDSEGKKYQCDSKSLSSCSLNLHGYTERKDERDTYSSGSALGYMIGVGNVGEYLLPKEECSTFITTDGGFTWKEIKKGSYQWEFGDRGSVIVLVKDQQKTDLITYSVDSGKTWNDYKFAGEELYVEDIITTPQDSAMRFLLIGKSSSISGKDTKTFTVDFTQSFDRQCQLDRDYQYRVFGDCLFGHQAEYLQKVNDNCYNGAAPLEGMKKIVKNCSCTRSDFECDYNYYKANDGTCKLVKGLEPADPSQICKKDSDLIEYFEITGYRKIPLSTCEGGLRLDVASKSHACPGKEKEFKNKYGVSGRHILYIMIAPVLIFIGAAWFVYERGIKRNGGLSRFGEIRLGDDDLVEENFTDRVVNSVVRVGVFGFSALAASKQLVQRNAVNAWQRLKLRIQGGRGGPSYSSLTHEQLLDEADELLAGHDEDANDLASFIDSEGDYDIGAEELPQTHSPAPYTDHEPSDHETSSHETADHNNENGGNSNEV from the coding sequence ATGATAGCGTTCAAGCTACTTTTGTTGGTCTGGGCTAGCATAGCTTTGGCGAAATGGGAGCCGCGGGTGACTAGTACGAAAAGCTCGTTGTCTTTCACCCTTCAGGTGTTTGACGACTCGACGACGCTTATGACTATCGACCACGGGAAACTCAAAATCAGCCACGATAACGGTCTCAATTGGGATGTCTTAGATCAGCTAGGCCGCAGGGTCTCTAGAGTCGAGGTCGACCGGAACTACCCTAAGTCCCGGGCTTTTGCCGTCGACGCGGAAGGAAAGGTTGTATACAAAACAGATGATAAGGGCCAGCATTGGGAGAAGTTGAATTTCGATTCGCCGATAGTTGGTGACGAAAATGATGCGCCCTTGAGCATGACCGCATACTTTGAAACAAACCCGTTATCTGACGGAGACATCTTAGTGCATGTCGCGGGTTGCGATATAGTGGATGGGAACTTTCTGCATTgcagcagctcaaaaagagtttttgtttctaGTAACGGCAAAGACTTCAGCCTTGtcgaaagcttgaaagcagagagcgaagaaaaagacgGCGAAGAAGTCTTTAGCGTATTTTGCAGATTTGATGGCTTCAAGCCTGAGGATAGTGAGGCAGGCGACGCCCACGGCATTGTTTGCGAAGTCGATTCGATGGAAACAAAGGATTCAGAAACTGTCAGATCCAGCAAGGTTTTCCAGTCGAGCGACTACGGAAAAACATTACAAATCCCTCATGGCTTCGAAGATCTCAACATTGTTTCCTTGATTCACGTCGGAGACTACAACGTTATCACAACTGTGGAAGATAAATACAACCCAGACTCAGCATCTCAACTCTGGATATCCCGGGATGGACTCAATTATGAAAAGGCTGTTATTCCAACAAGAACAGGGCGATACACTTTTGTATTGAAATTTGGTAGCTCTAGCAAGGAACTTGCTCTCCAGAATAACGCCTTCACAGATTCTGGAGAAAAGACGCCCTCTGTGTTGATTTCGACTTCCAATGGAACCAAGTTTACTCCACTTACTGAGGCGGCGGCTGTTGGCTACTACTCTTTGAGCGGCGTAGGAAATCAGGAAGGCGTTGTCGCCTACACCGTTTCAACGCCTAATTATAGCGATGAAAGTAAAGAAAGTCCAGATAAAGCAAAAATCTCGTTCGATAATGGCAAAACTTGGTCAAACCTCCGCATAGATGACCCGGATCACGAATTCGATTGTGATACAAGTGATCCTGAAAACTGTTATTTAAGGCCTCTTTGGTTTTTAGAAGATTGGAGGAATTCTCATGTTACGACTACGCCTGGAATCTCCGCCTGTGTTGCTGAAGTGATTGGCGACAGTGGGAAGCCGTCTTCGTTTGAGAATGTCAAAACTTTCATAACCGGCAATGGAGGATACTCTTGGCATAAAATTTTAGATTTCCCTGCATCAGTTGTATTTGGAGACTATGGCAATATCATTTTGGCAGTTCCTTTCTCGCCGGATAATGACGGTGACCCTGCTGCTGAGTTTTATTATTCTTTAGATCAAGGTAATACCTGGAGTGAATACCAATTCAAGGAGCCGTTGTATTTTATCAATTTTGTTCCAACGGCCCTTGATGGCTCAGGTGCCACTTTTATCCTCCAGGCCGCCACTCCTACAGGCCGTGATGATGGCCGGTTTTTGACTGTCGACTTTTCTGATGCGTTTGATGGAAACAAATGCACAGATTCTGACATGGGTGAATGGTACACCAATGGAGGCGGATGTGTTAGTGGCTCGAAACACAAGTTCcgcagaagaaaagaggACGCAAAGTGTCTTGTGAAGgaacttttcaaggatTTAGAACCCACAGAGGAGACCTGCGATTGCACGAAGAGTGATTATGAATGCTCTCCGGAATTTTCCCTTAATAAAGACGGCGAATGCGTCTTAGACCGCAATTTATTAGAGATTAGTGGGACTTGTGGCGGtgaaaacaaagacagGAAGATAAAGCTTTTGCCTATGGTGCTGGAAAGAGGAAACAAGTGTCGCGCGCCTTTAAAAATAGACACAATTGAGATTGATTGTGGTGCTTACTTCGAGGGGGGTGAGCCCTCTCCTATAAAAATTGAGGAGCATACGCTAGACTTTGGTCTCAAATCCTACCAGTACTTCGACACTATAGCCGATGAGACACTTTTACTTGGATCCGACAACCACGAGGTTTACATCTCTTACGATAGCGGTCAAACCACgcaaaaacttgatttcCAGGATAAAAtcattgaagttgtttTCAACCAATATTTCAACACTAGTGCCTACCTTTTCGGATCGAGCAACAAGCTTTATGTCACTCATGATAGAGCaagatctttcaaagaatacAAACTGCCTGATGCCAAGCAGTTAGGATTTCCCCTTACTTTCCACGCTAAAGACGTAGACACATTCATTTTTTACGGAGCTAAGGATTGTGACAGTCTCTTCAGTCCTAACTGCCATGCAGTGGCGTATATCACTAAGGATGGCGGTAAAAGATTCAGAGAGCTCACGCAGGGTGCACTAAGGTGCGAGTTCATAGGCTCTATCAATGATGACTCTGCCGACCCAGACATGATAATGTGTCTGGTGAAAGACAAAGGAGCAAATGAACGGCATGTTGTCACAAGCAgtaatttttttgaaaatcaGAAGACGGTTTTCGAAAATGCAATTGGATTCATCTCTGCGGGAGAATACACGATAATCGCTGTCCCCCATGACAATGATGAGCTGAGAGCATATGTTACCGTAGACGGTAGAGAGTTTGCCGAGGCAAGCCTTCCCGCTGAGTTGAATATTGATAAACAGCAGGCATACACAGTTTTGGGTTCTCAGGAGGGCGCCATATTTTTTCACCTAACGACTGAAATGAAACAGGGCTCAGAATACGGTGCCTTGATGAAATCGAACTCAAACGGAACatcttttgttgttttaGAGCGAGCCGTCAACAGAGGATCCTCTGGAtttgttgattttgaaaaagcgcTAGGCCTTGAGGGAATAATTATGATCAACACAGTCTCGAATGCAGAAGAGGTTTCCTCTGGTTCAGGtgttcaaaagaagctgaagtcAAAGATATCCTTCAATGATGGCGCCGATTGGATCTATTTGAGTCCACCTGAGAGAGATTCCGAGGGCAAAAAGTACCAGTGCGACTCCAAATCATTATCGTCATGTTCTCTAAATTTGCATGGTTACACCGAAAGAAAAGACGAAAGAGACACTTACTCATCTGGATCGGCGTTGGGGTACATGATCGGCGTTGGCAATGTTGGCGAGTaccttcttccaaaagaagaatgcTCAACCTTCATTACAACCGATGGCGGTTTTACCTGGAaagaaatcaagaaagGATCATACCAATGGGAGTTCGGTGATCGTGGTAGTGTTATCGTGTTGGTCAAAGACCAGCAAAAAACTGACTTAATAACGTACTCGGTTGATTCAGGCAAAACATGGAATGACTATAAGTTTGCTGGCGAGGAGCTCTATGTTGAGGACATAATAACTACCCCACAAGATTCTGCAATGCGCTTCCTGTTGATTGGAAAATCGAGTTCTATTAGTGGTAAAGATACCAAAACTTTTACTGTTGATTTCACTCAGTCGTTTGATCGCCAATGCCAACTGGACCGCGATTATCAATACCGCGTTTTTGGCGACTGCCTTTTTGGACATCAAGCTGAGTACTTGCAAAAGGTCAACGATAACTGCTATAATGGGGCTGCCCCACTTGAAGGTATGAAAAAAATTGTCAAAAATTGTTCTTGTACCAGAAGCGACTTCGAATGCGACTACAATTACTACAAGGCAAACGACGGCACATGCAAACTGGTGAAGGGCTTGGAGCCTGCTGACCCAAGCCAAATCTGTAAGAAAGATTCTGACCTGATAGAATATTTCGAGATTACAGGCTATAGAAAGATTCCTTTGTCAACCTGCGAAGGAGGATTGCGCCTGGATGTGGCTTCTAAGTCTCATGCATGCCcaggaaaagagaaagagttcaaaaacaagtacGGTGTCAGTGGAAGACACATTCTTTACATCATGATCGCCCCCGTATTGATATTTATCGGAGCTGCATGGTTTGTATACGAAAGAGGTATCAAGAGAAACGGTGGCTTGTCTCGATTTGGAGAAATAAGGCTTGGAGATGACGATCTCGTGGAAGAGAATTTTACCGACCGTGTTGTTAACTCTGTTGTGAGAGTAGGCGTCTTCGGcttttcagctcttgcAGCCTCAAAGCAACTAGTTCAGCGTAATGCTGTAAATGCATGGCAGCGACTAAAACTGCGCATTCAAGGCGGTCGGGGAGGACCAAGCTATTCATCACTAACGCatgagcagcttctggatgaGGCGGACGAGCTTTTAGCAGGCCACGACGAAGATGCCAACGACCTAGCGAGCTTTATTGATAGCGAAGGTGACTACGACATTGGTGCAGAAGAACTTCCACAGACTCATTCGCCTGCACCATATACCGATCATGAACCAAGCGATCATGAAACTTCCAGTCATGAAACCGCTGATCACAACAACGAAAATGGCGGCAACTCGAATGAGGTGTGA
- the POP8 gene encoding ribonuclease P (similar to uniprot|P38208 Saccharomyces cerevisiae YBL018C POP8 Subunit of both RNase MRP which cleaves pre-rRNA and nuclear RNase P which cleaves tRNA precursors to generate mature 5' ends) produces MTWRQFINNALKKSHGLFGEGCEFYFINQQNTTAYIKVFHKDADKFSSAVSTFISDEELVGLPLVVHMIQATKALGNLQVEDSDLIWLKNAVREESEDADYISS; encoded by the coding sequence ATGACATGGAGGCAATTCATAAACAATGCCCTCAAGAAGTCTCACGGCCTTTTCGGTGAAGGTTGTGAATTTTACTTTATCAACCAGCAAAACACTACTGCATATATCAAAGTCTTCCATAAAGATGCAGACAAGTTTTCGTCAGCAGTTTCCACGTTCATCTCTGACGAAGAGTTAGTAGGGCTACCGCTTGTTGTACATATGATACAGGCCACTAAAGCACTAGGAAATTTACAAGTGGAGGACAGTGATCTCATTTGGTTGAAGAACGCTGTGCGTGAAGAATCAGAAGATGCAGATTATATCTCGAGTTGA